TAAGCCCAGACATCGGCCTCGCCGGCGGCGAGCCGCACGGCGAGCTGGAGTTGTTGGATGACGGCGGTGTGAGTGCGATCGATGCCGAGCGGCTCGAGCAGGTCGGCGAAGGCGAGTTGGAGGCCGGCGACACGCGGATCGGCGCTGGCGATTTCGGCGGCGCAACGCAGCGCGCGAGGCGTCTCGATGTTGACGAGGAACGCGATGCGGCGGTCGAGGCCGCGCGTCTGCTCGAGCTGAGCGAGTGCGGCGCTGGCGGTGCGGACATCGTCGGCCGAGTCGACCTTGGGCAGGTTTACGTAGTCGAGGCGCGGGTGCACGATCGCGGCGAGATCGGCGGTGAAGTGAGCGGTCGCGAGCGCGTTCACGCGCGCGATCAGGATTTTGTTCGATGCTGCGAACTCGGGCGAGGCCAGCGCGGTGGCGAGATTCGCGCGCGCGGCGGCCTTGTGTTCCTCGGCGACGGCGTCCTCGAGATCGAAGGAGAGGCTGTCGGCGGCGCTGGCGAGCGCCTTGGGGAAGAGCTCGGGACGGGAGGCGGGGACGAACAGCTTGCTGCGCATGGGAGTGGGGCTCAGGTGGCGTCGGCGGCGCAGCGGAAGCCGAGCATGCCGCTGCGGTCCTTGCACGGCGCCATGAGCAGGTATTTGCCGTGCTGGTCGAGTTGGTAGGCTTGGGGAAAATACCAGTGTGACGTCTGCGGCTGGTAGGCGCTGCCGCCGCGCAGCACCGCGGCCCGTGTGTGGGTGTCGTGGAACTCATCGGTCCACTGCCAGACGTTGCCGACGAGATCCATGATGCCGAAGGGACTGGCGCCTTCGGGGTGAGCATCGACGTCGTCCGGCGGAGTGAGGGTGCGGCCGCGGTTCGGAGTCGGCACGGCGGCGGGGCGCCAGTCGTTGCCCCAAGGGAAGAGGCGGCCGTCGGTGCCTTGGGCGGCGTATTGCCATTCCCAGGAATGCGGGAGTCGTTTGCCGGCCCAGGCGGCGTAGGCGCGGGCGTCTTCGAGAGAAACCCAAGTCACGGGTTTGTTTTCCCAACCGCGAGGCGGGGCGCCGCGGTTCCAATGGCGGAGGAAATTATGGCTGTCGGCCGGGCGATAGCGCGTCACGTCGACGAAGCGTTTGAACTCGGCGTTGGTGACGGGGAAGCGGTCGAGGTGGAAGCGCGCGATCTGCATGCGGTGCCGGTGCGCGCGGCGCGGGGAGTTTTCCCACGGGAACTGCACGTCGAGGCCGGGCCAGGTGAAACCCTCGATTTCGATGCCGGTGCAGCGGAAGTCGAAGTCGCCCGCCGGGATCGTGACCATGCCCGCGGGAGCTTGGTCGGCGGGGCGGGTCGGCGGGATCGGGACGATTTGCTGGGGCAGGAATTGCCACTGCGCGGAGAGATCTTGCAGCGGAATCCGCGTGAGAGCGCGGCGCTCGCGGAGGAAGCGGGCCAAGTTCTTCGGCTGGCTGCCGCGTTCCACGGCGAGCACGGCGCCGAAACCGCGGCGCTCGATCGGGAAGGCGAGGGTGGCGTGGCCGTCGCTCAGCTCCGGCTTCAGCTTGGTGCCGTGCCACGCGTCGTAGTAGCTCCGTCCCGGGCGATGAGCGACGCGCAACTGGTCGCCGGTCACGTCGTATTCGTTGCGGTTCACGACCGTCCAAAGGGTCGCGTCCTTGCCGGGGAACATCGAGGCGAAGACGTTTTGCTGGCAGGCGAACGCGTAGGGCTCCCAGTCGAGGCTGACGGGCAGCTCCGGGAAGTGGCGGTAGATATGCGTGATCCGTTTCAGCGCGGCGGCATCGCGCGGCGTGAACTGGTTCCAGACGCCCCAGATGTTTTCCCAGGAGTTGTAGCCGGTGCCGTTGAAGAAGATGTAGTGAAAATCGTTGGTGCGGTCGCGGCCCCAGCGATTCTCGGTGTTGGTCATGTGGCGCGGCTCGAGCCATTTCAACTTGGCCACGGGAAGCACGGTTTCGGCGGGCAGCAGCTTGCCCCAGCTCTGGAGATTCCACGCGAGGGCCTCGTCCGAGAGCGGCACGGCTTCCGGCTCGAGGACGAGCGGGTGTTTCTGTTTTTCGGCGGCGTCGAAGAAGGCGCGCGGCACTCCGCTGTAGGTATCGCCGTTGATGCCGTCCGCGCCGATCGCCTTGGCGAGACGCGCGGCTGACTCCCAGTCGGGCAAACCGGCGGGGCGCGTGCCGTTGTCCCACGCCATGGTCGGGATGAAAACTTTCACGCCGCGGCGGTGGAAGTCCGCGACGGCGCGCCGGAGGCCGGGGAGACCACCGGGCAGATCGGCGGCGAGTTCGAATTGGTTGCGATCGTCGATGCCGATGTTCGGGTAAACATACCACAGCAGCACGCTGTCGATGCCGCCGTAGCGTTGCACGAGGTCGTCAAGGTAACGATCAACCGTGTAGCGGCGCCGCACCGGGTCGTAGAAGAAACGGTCCTCGACCATCATTTGGGCGTGGACGAAGTTGCGCTGCGACCAGCGGAGTTCGGGGCGCTCGTAGTTGGCGCCGCTGTAGCCCATGCGGATGAGGTGCTCCTGACGCCACTCGCGGAAGTCGCGTCGCCAGGCTTCGGCGGCGGCGTTCACGTTTTGCTTCCACTGGCCGATGGTCTGGAAGGGCCAGCCCGGCATGCTCACCGGCAGGGGCAGATGCGGACCGTTGCGCGCGTGGGAGAGTTGAAACTCGATGAGGCGAGCGGAAGGCGCGGAGGGTGATTTGCTCATTGATGGCGGGGCGGGGAGTCGGCGTGGGCGCGGCGGACGTGGCAGGGAGAACGGGATCCAGAATGGCGTTCGGAGGCCGCAATGCAGCTCCGAACCGGGCGGAGGGCAAGAAAAGAAGCAAACGTTTGCCTAACGTTGCGCCCGGAGTCCATCCGATTAAGCCGCGCGCGACGAAGGTCGGGGCTTGCTTGGCGTCACCGGCGGGCGCACAAGTGACCCTTGCCCCTCGGGCCGCTTCATTTCCCCATGTCGAAAACTCCCAGCCTGATCGACGTCGCCCGCCGGGCGAAGGTGAACATCTCCACGGTTTCGCGCGTGCTGAACGGCACGGGCAAGATCGGTGAGGAGACGCGTGCCCGCGTGCTCAAGGTCATGCGTGAGACCGGCTACAAGCCGAACCGCGTCGCCCGCCGCCTGCGCACGACGGACGGCACCAGCCACCTGCTCGGCCTGATCATTCCGAACATCCAGAACATTTTCTTCGCCGACCTCGCGCGCGGCGTGGAGGACGTGGCCTACAGCAACAATTTCGCCGTCCTGCTCTGCAACTACGATGAGGACGAGGCGCGCGAGCGTTTCTATCTCGACGTGATGCAGTCGGAGTCGGTCGACGGCATCATCCTGCCGCCGATCCACGAGCACGACCCCGCGGTGCTCCAAGTGGTGAAATCGGGCGTGCCGGTGGTGTGCGTCGACCGCAGCCTCGCGACCGGAAACCTGGACAAGGTCGAGGTCGACAACCATCGCGGGGCGTTCGAGGCGGTGAATCACATCATCGCGCAGGGACACAAACGCATCGGGCTGATCGGCGGCCCGGCCGATTCCTCCACCGGTCGCGAACGCCTGCGCGGCTACAAGGACGCTCACGCCGAGGCCGGACTGCCCGTCAAGGCCGAGCTGATGCGCTTCGGCGACTACAAGCAGGGCTCCGGTCAGGTGCTCGCGAACGAGCTGCTTTCCCTGTCCGATCCACCGACGGCGCTCTTCGTCTGCAACGGACTGATGACCGCCGGCGCGCTCGAGGCCATCGCCTCCCGCGGGCTGAAAATTCCGAAGCAGGTGGCGATCGTCGGCTTTGACGAGATGCCGCTCGCGAGCGTGTTCAACCCGCCGCTCACGGTCGTGCGTCAGCCGGCCTACGAGGTGGGCAAGTGCGCGGCGGAGCTCCTGCTGAAGCGCATCGAGGACCCGAACCGCCCGGCGACCAGCCTGCGCCTGGTGCCGGACCTGATGGTGCGAAAATCCTGCTGAGCGCGATTCCGCGCGCGAGGTTTCGCTTGACGCCAAAGTAAGGCAAACGTTTGCTTTCGACTCGCCCCCTCAACCTCAATTTAGTGTTTCATGGCCTCCGTTCCCCAGGTCGTCGTCGTCGGCAGCATCATGCAGGATCTCACTCTCGCTTGCGCCGAATTTCCGCAACCCGGTGAGACGATCGTCGGCCAATTGCGCACGGGCCAGGGCGGCAAGGGTTCCAATCAGGCCATCGCGTGCGGCAAGACCGGCGTGCGCACGACCTTCGTCGGCGCGATGGGAGATGACGCCTACGCCCGGCAGGTCGCGGCGTTTTATCGGCGCGAAAAGATCGGCTGCCAACTCGCGCTCAAGCGCGATCGCGCCACCGGCACGGCGGTGATTCTCATCAATGGACGCGGGCAAAACGAAATCGTCATCGAGCCCGGTGCGAACGCGGCGTTGCGCGCGAGTGACCTTCCGGCCGCGTTGATCGCGGGGGCGAAAGTCCTGATTACGCAGCTCGAAGCCAATCTGGCGACCACGGCGCACGCGCTGCGCCTGGCGCGGAAGGCGGGCGTCCTCACGGTGCTGAACCCGGCACCGATGCGCGCGGATTTCGATGCGCGGTTGCTGCGCCATGTCGATGTGCTGATTCCGAACGAGAGCGAGTTTGCCGCACTGGTGCGTGTGTTGCCGCAGGTGCAGGAAACCGGTTTCGACGAGCGGCAACTGCACGCTTTGCCGGATGCGGATCTGCACGCGTTGTGCCGGCGCATCGGAGTCGGCACGGTGATCGTCACGCTCGGCGAACGCGGCTGTTTCGTCTCGGAGCGCGACGCGTTCACGCGCGTGCCGGCGCATCGCGGAGTAAAGGTGGTCGACACCACCGGCGCGGGCGACGCGTTCTGTGGCGGCTTTGCGGCGGGACTGGTGCGCAGCGGCGGACGGATCGTCGATGCAGTTCGTCTGGGCACAGCCGTCGCCGCACTGTCGGTGACCAAGGCGGGCGCGGCTCCCTCCATGCCCGCTCGGG
This portion of the Opitutia bacterium genome encodes:
- a CDS encoding CoA ester lyase, with protein sequence MRSKLFVPASRPELFPKALASAADSLSFDLEDAVAEEHKAAARANLATALASPEFAASNKILIARVNALATAHFTADLAAIVHPRLDYVNLPKVDSADDVRTASAALAQLEQTRGLDRRIAFLVNIETPRALRCAAEIASADPRVAGLQLAFADLLEPLGIDRTHTAVIQQLQLAVRLAAGEADVWAYDAAYGAIKDADVFRAEAIGAKRLGFLGKSCVHPSQIAIANEVFQPSAAEIDFARRIVEAAQTHAGAFALDGRMIDAPFIRRAHAVLAAAATVTR
- a CDS encoding SUMF1/EgtB/PvdO family nonheme iron enzyme, producing MSKSPSAPSARLIEFQLSHARNGPHLPLPVSMPGWPFQTIGQWKQNVNAAAEAWRRDFREWRQEHLIRMGYSGANYERPELRWSQRNFVHAQMMVEDRFFYDPVRRRYTVDRYLDDLVQRYGGIDSVLLWYVYPNIGIDDRNQFELAADLPGGLPGLRRAVADFHRRGVKVFIPTMAWDNGTRPAGLPDWESAARLAKAIGADGINGDTYSGVPRAFFDAAEKQKHPLVLEPEAVPLSDEALAWNLQSWGKLLPAETVLPVAKLKWLEPRHMTNTENRWGRDRTNDFHYIFFNGTGYNSWENIWGVWNQFTPRDAAALKRITHIYRHFPELPVSLDWEPYAFACQQNVFASMFPGKDATLWTVVNRNEYDVTGDQLRVAHRPGRSYYDAWHGTKLKPELSDGHATLAFPIERRGFGAVLAVERGSQPKNLARFLRERRALTRIPLQDLSAQWQFLPQQIVPIPPTRPADQAPAGMVTIPAGDFDFRCTGIEIEGFTWPGLDVQFPWENSPRRAHRHRMQIARFHLDRFPVTNAEFKRFVDVTRYRPADSHNFLRHWNRGAPPRGWENKPVTWVSLEDARAYAAWAGKRLPHSWEWQYAAQGTDGRLFPWGNDWRPAAVPTPNRGRTLTPPDDVDAHPEGASPFGIMDLVGNVWQWTDEFHDTHTRAAVLRGGSAYQPQTSHWYFPQAYQLDQHGKYLLMAPCKDRSGMLGFRCAADAT
- a CDS encoding LacI family DNA-binding transcriptional regulator; the protein is MSKTPSLIDVARRAKVNISTVSRVLNGTGKIGEETRARVLKVMRETGYKPNRVARRLRTTDGTSHLLGLIIPNIQNIFFADLARGVEDVAYSNNFAVLLCNYDEDEARERFYLDVMQSESVDGIILPPIHEHDPAVLQVVKSGVPVVCVDRSLATGNLDKVEVDNHRGAFEAVNHIIAQGHKRIGLIGGPADSSTGRERLRGYKDAHAEAGLPVKAELMRFGDYKQGSGQVLANELLSLSDPPTALFVCNGLMTAGALEAIASRGLKIPKQVAIVGFDEMPLASVFNPPLTVVRQPAYEVGKCAAELLLKRIEDPNRPATSLRLVPDLMVRKSC
- a CDS encoding ribokinase, yielding MASVPQVVVVGSIMQDLTLACAEFPQPGETIVGQLRTGQGGKGSNQAIACGKTGVRTTFVGAMGDDAYARQVAAFYRREKIGCQLALKRDRATGTAVILINGRGQNEIVIEPGANAALRASDLPAALIAGAKVLITQLEANLATTAHALRLARKAGVLTVLNPAPMRADFDARLLRHVDVLIPNESEFAALVRVLPQVQETGFDERQLHALPDADLHALCRRIGVGTVIVTLGERGCFVSERDAFTRVPAHRGVKVVDTTGAGDAFCGGFAAGLVRSGGRIVDAVRLGTAVAALSVTKAGAAPSMPARAELRKFLGREQAAAWRL